The DNA sequence ATGGATTTCCAACTTTTTTTATCCGCCCAACCATGCCATCATTACGAGCCACGAGAGTTTTATGCTCGAAAGCAAATCAACTGAATCAATCAGGGCTTACGAAGATTCGACCATCATTTACATTACAAAAACGGAGTACGACGATTTAACAAAGCAAAATCCGCAATTGGAACATATGGTCAGGGTATTGGCCGAAGCAAGTTATGTGCAGGCGCTGAAAAGAGTCTATGATTTTCAGTCGTTAACTGCGGCTCAACGTGTCAAAAAGTTTATAGCCGAAAATAATGTTCTTGTACAAAAAGTACAAAGACAACATATTGCATCATATTTGGGAATTCATCGGAATATATTCACTAGAGTGTTGCATAAAATCTGATTTCGCAACATTTGTTGCGTAGACAAAAACTAAGATCATCTAGTTTTGTAATAACAAGCTCAGTTCGAAGGATTACAATAATCTTTTAAAAATATAAAAATCTAATTATGGCAAAAGTTATTGGAGCGGTAGTAGTTGACAACGAAGAGTGCAAGGGATGTGGTCTTTGTGTCGTTGCTTGTCCTCAGGATGTCCTGAGTCAAAACAAGCAGGTTAACAGCCGTGGATATCATTATTCGTTTATGAAAAACCCGGAAGCCTGCATCGGTTGTTCAAACTGTGCCACCGTTTGTCCCGACACTTGCATTACGGTTTACCGGGTAAAGTTATAAGAAGTTTGAAGTGCCTAAAGTTCGGAGTTCGAAGTTTAACTCTAGGCACTCCGAACTTTAGGCACTCTAGTCACTTGTTAAAATAAGCAACAAACAAATTCAAAGAATATGGGTGAATTAAGATTAATGAAGGGAAATGAGGTCATTGCCGAAGCAGCTATTCGTTGCGGTTGTGACGGTTATTTCGGATACCCCATAACTCCCCAATCGGAAGTAATGGAAACCCTGATGGATCGCGAACCCTGGAACGAAACCGGAATGGTTGTTCTTCAGGCTGAAAGTGAGATTGCTTCCATCCACATGGTTCACGGAGCAGCCGGCTCCGGGAAAAAAGTACTGACATCTTCTTCAAGCCCTGGAATTAGCTTAATGGCTGAAGGAATATCGTACCTCGCGGGAGCCGAATTACCCTGCCTGATTGTAAATGTTCAGCGTGGAGGTCCAGGCCTGGGAACGATCCAGCCATCGCAGGCCGACTATTGGCAATCGACCAAAGGCGGCGGGCACGGCGATTACCGCCTGATTGTTCTGGCACCATCTTCGGTTCAGGAAATGAACGACTTCGTTGAATTGGGCTTTCAACTAGCTTTCAAATACCGAAATCCGGCAATGATCCTGACGGATGGCGTAATTGGCCAGATGATGGAAAAAGTGGTTCTGGCCGATTATATTCCAAGATTGACCGACGAAGAAATCAATGAAAAATATGGTTCATGGGTAACCAACGGACGCAAGCATAACCGGCAGCGTAACATCATTACTTCTCTTGAAATGGATTCAGTAAGAATGGAGAACAACAACCTCCGCTTGCAGAAAAAATATGCCAGAATGGAAGAAGAAGATGTGCTTTTTGAAGAAATACTTTGTGAAGATGCCGAATACCTTTTGGTTGCATTTGGCTCTTCAGCAAGAATTTGTCAGAAGGCAGTCGACCAGGCTCGCGAGAAAGGTATTAAAGTTGGACTTTTACGCCCAATCACCTTATTCCCTTTCCCCCAAAAACCAATTGCAAAGCTTGCAAAACAAGTAAAAGGTATGCTGGTTGTTGAAATGAATGCCGGTCAAATGGTTGAAGATGTTAAGCTTGCCGCCGGATGTGCAATACCGGTTGTCCATTTTGGACGGATGGGAGGTATTATTCCAAGCCCGGGTGAAGTGGTTGAGGCCCTTGAACAAAAACTGATAGGAGGATAATTTATGGAACTGGCAGATATTATTAATCCCAATAACCTGGTTTACGAAAAACCAAAATTACTGACAGAAAACACGATGCATTATTGCCCGGGCTGTAGCCATGGTGTAATTCATCGGCTGTTGGCCGAAGTCATCGAAGATATGGGCATTCAGGATAAAACCATTGGTGTTTCTCCGGTTGGATGTGCTGTTTTTGCATACAATTACCTTGAAATAGACTGGCAGGAAGCCGCTCATGGAAGAGCACCGGCTGTGGCCACCGGTATTTCCCGCACCAATCCCAACAAGGTCGTTTTCACTTACCAGGGCGACGGCGATTTGGCATCAATCGGAACCGCAGAAATTATGCACGCCTGTAACCGCGGCGAAAACATGGTTGTTATTTTCGTAAACAACGGAATCTATGGCATGACCGGCGGACAAATGGCTCCCACGACTCTGCTCGGACAGGTTACCGCCACTACACCCAACGGCCGCGATGCCGGCCGCAACGGATACCCGCTGAGAATCACAGAACTGATTGCCCAGTTACCCGGAACTTCATACGTCACCCGCCAGTCGGTCCATACTCCTGCAACCATTCGCAAATGCAAAAAGGCAATTGCAAAAGCATTTCAGGCTGCGATCGATAAAAAAGGAACATCGTTCGTTGAGGTGGTTTCAACCTGCAACATGAACTGGAAGATGACACCGGTAAAAGCCAACGAATGGATGGTCGAAAACATGTTCCCCTTCTACGTTCCCGGCGATTTGAAGGACAGTTCGAAGAATGATCCTGAAAGTTATACACCACTTAAAAACTAAGACGATGACCGAAGAAATCATTATAGCCGGATTTGGCGGACAAGGCGTACTCTCAATGGGAAAAATATTAGCCTATTCGGGCGTGATGGCCGATCAGGAAGTGGCCTGGTTTCCATCGTATGGTCCTGAAATGCGCGGTGGAACAGCCAACGTAACCGTGATCCTGAGCGAAAGCCGCATCAGCTCACCAGTTCTGAACGAATACGACACAGCCATTATCCTGAATCAGCAATCGATGGACAAATTTGAAGCGATGGTAAAACCTGGAGGCGTATTAATTTACGACCCTAACGGAATTATCCATCCGCCCAAACGTACCGACATTAACATCTACAAAATTGAAGGAACATTGATCGCTGCCGAACTGGGCAACGTAAAAACCTTCAATATGGTGGTTTTGGGCGCCTACCTGAAAGCCAAACCAGTGGTAAAAATGGAAAGTGTTGAAAAGGGGTTGCAGAAATCGCTTCCAACACGCCATCACTACCTGATTCCGATGAACCTCGAAGCCGTACAAAAAGGATTCGAAAGTCTGGAGTTGGTGCAGGCCGTTTAATCCTGAAAATTTTACCTGAAATAGAAATACCCGTCGGAGAAATCTGGCGGGTATTTTTCGTTTTGTTAGATGGTATCGCTTTCAAAAAATGACAACAACCCATTTGAAATACTGGCTTATTGTAGGATAATGGTGAGAACCTACTCTACCATAATTGCTTCAGTTGCAATCTTAACCTTTCCTTCCCGATCAATCCCCCGAACAACAATGAGGAAATCGCCGGCACAATCCCCGGTATTAAACGAAATTTTTGCCGATTCTGTTCCTCTCAGTTTTAAATCAGGATTCCAATACAGGCAATTCCGAAGGTCGGGTATGCGCTGGTTTTGAGCATCAATATCTTTCTGAACTAAATTACGGCTCAACATATCGTAAGTAATAAAACGGCCAACCGAAGGAAGATCAATCCCGGCTAAATCGCCTTTCTTCGAGAAAAAGCTGACAATTCCACCAAAAACAATATCACCCCGGACATAAGGAATCGTCACCAATTCAATTCGTTCGATCTTATCGGGTTGTAGCTCCAATACCCGATCAATGTCGAAAACAGGCACCATATCAACCAAAACAAGCGGATCGTGTATCGCCAAATCGGAATAGACTCCAAGTATTTTTAAGGTGGTCTTTTTC is a window from the Aquipluma nitroreducens genome containing:
- a CDS encoding Crp/Fnr family transcriptional regulator, with product MTSIDYLLPEYRRTLVQLKKFFTTKSSEKLKKGEHFLDYGDQSQKLGIVLDGILYSTYLSETGQEWISNFFYPPNHAIITSHESFMLESKSTESIRAYEDSTIIYITKTEYDDLTKQNPQLEHMVRVLAEASYVQALKRVYDFQSLTAAQRVKKFIAENNVLVQKVQRQHIASYLGIHRNIFTRVLHKI
- a CDS encoding 4Fe-4S dicluster domain-containing protein, which translates into the protein MAKVIGAVVVDNEECKGCGLCVVACPQDVLSQNKQVNSRGYHYSFMKNPEACIGCSNCATVCPDTCITVYRVKL
- a CDS encoding 3-methyl-2-oxobutanoate dehydrogenase subunit VorB, with the translated sequence MGELRLMKGNEVIAEAAIRCGCDGYFGYPITPQSEVMETLMDREPWNETGMVVLQAESEIASIHMVHGAAGSGKKVLTSSSSPGISLMAEGISYLAGAELPCLIVNVQRGGPGLGTIQPSQADYWQSTKGGGHGDYRLIVLAPSSVQEMNDFVELGFQLAFKYRNPAMILTDGVIGQMMEKVVLADYIPRLTDEEINEKYGSWVTNGRKHNRQRNIITSLEMDSVRMENNNLRLQKKYARMEEEDVLFEEILCEDAEYLLVAFGSSARICQKAVDQAREKGIKVGLLRPITLFPFPQKPIAKLAKQVKGMLVVEMNAGQMVEDVKLAAGCAIPVVHFGRMGGIIPSPGEVVEALEQKLIGG
- a CDS encoding thiamine pyrophosphate-dependent enzyme gives rise to the protein MELADIINPNNLVYEKPKLLTENTMHYCPGCSHGVIHRLLAEVIEDMGIQDKTIGVSPVGCAVFAYNYLEIDWQEAAHGRAPAVATGISRTNPNKVVFTYQGDGDLASIGTAEIMHACNRGENMVVIFVNNGIYGMTGGQMAPTTLLGQVTATTPNGRDAGRNGYPLRITELIAQLPGTSYVTRQSVHTPATIRKCKKAIAKAFQAAIDKKGTSFVEVVSTCNMNWKMTPVKANEWMVENMFPFYVPGDLKDSSKNDPESYTPLKN
- a CDS encoding 2-oxoacid:acceptor oxidoreductase family protein, which gives rise to MTEEIIIAGFGGQGVLSMGKILAYSGVMADQEVAWFPSYGPEMRGGTANVTVILSESRISSPVLNEYDTAIILNQQSMDKFEAMVKPGGVLIYDPNGIIHPPKRTDINIYKIEGTLIAAELGNVKTFNMVVLGAYLKAKPVVKMESVEKGLQKSLPTRHHYLIPMNLEAVQKGFESLELVQAV